In one window of Scylla paramamosain isolate STU-SP2022 chromosome 38, ASM3559412v1, whole genome shotgun sequence DNA:
- the LOC135091822 gene encoding ketohexokinase-like isoform X2, protein MSPRENILCVGLCCLDIVSQVSHFPKEDTDQRCLEQRWQRGGNAANNSTVLGLLGAKAAFLGTIADSHEKRFLLEDFAKYGVNTEQAVVCKGCECPSSCVILSRATASRTIIHSNKNLPELSVEDFAQVDLTPYQWIHFEGRNVANVAQMIKLVREHNKGLPRGEFITTSVEIEKAKPELEALIPLADVVFVSKDFAAFKGYSNKAETLERVKALAHPGAVVVCPWGEEGASACQGSGVMVHSPAFPPASVVDTLGAGDTFNAATIFALAHGSALEDSIRFGCRVAGAKVGVIGWEPMRGLLGSGTLLLKNEASLAT, encoded by the exons ATGAGTCCCCGTGAGAACATCTTGTGCGTTGGTTTGTGTTGCCTCGACATCGTAAGTCAGGTCTCTCACTTCCCAAAGGAGGACACCGATCAGAG ATGCCTGGAGCAGCGGTGGCAGCGTGGCGGTAATGCCGCTAACAACAGCACTGTGCTGGGGCTGCTAGGGGCTAAGGCAGCATTTTTAGGCACCATCGCTGACTCCCACGAAAAGAG GTTCCTCCTTGAGGATTTTGCCAAGTATGGTGTGAACACAGAGCAAGCAGTAGTGTGCAAAGGGTGTGAGTGCCCCTCTTCCTGTGTCATCCTGAGCCGTGCCACTGCCTCCCGCACCATCATCCACTCCAACAAGAATCTTCCAGAACTCTCTGTGGAGGACTTTGCACAAGTTGACCTCACTCCATACCAGTGGATCCATTTTGAG GGGCGGAATGTAGCCAATGTGGCCCAGATGATTAAATTGGTGCGGGAACACAACAAAGGTCTTCCACGAGGTGAATTCATCACCACCTCTGTGGAGATTGAGAAAGCCAAACCAGAACTGGAGGCTCTTATTCCCCTGGCTGATGTGGTGTTTGTCTCCAAAGACTTTGCTGCCTTCAAGGGCTACTCAAACAAGGCAGAGACCCTGGAGCGGGTGAAGGCTCTGGCGCATCCTGG ggcagtggtggtgtgcccttggggggaggaaggggccaGTGCTTGCCAGGGCAGTGGAGTGATGGTACACAGCCCTGCTTTTCCCCCTGCCAGTGTGGTGGACACCCTTGGGGCTGGTGACACCTTCAATGCTGCCACCATCTTTGCCTTGGCACATGGCAGTGCCCTAGAAGACAGCATCAGGTTTGGATGTCGTGTAGCAGGTGCCAAGGTGGGAGTGATAGGCTGGGAACCAATGCGGGGCCTCCTTGGGTCAGGTACACTGCTGCTCAAGAATGAGGCTTCTCTGGCCACCTGA
- the LOC135091822 gene encoding ketohexokinase-like isoform X1 translates to MMSSSTRDPRSILCVGHVCVDLINLCSHYPEEDAKVGTTTANNRCLEQRWQRGGNAANNSTVLGLLGAKAAFLGTIADSHEKRFLLEDFAKYGVNTEQAVVCKGCECPSSCVILSRATASRTIIHSNKNLPELSVEDFAQVDLTPYQWIHFEGRNVANVAQMIKLVREHNKGLPRGEFITTSVEIEKAKPELEALIPLADVVFVSKDFAAFKGYSNKAETLERVKALAHPGAVVVCPWGEEGASACQGSGVMVHSPAFPPASVVDTLGAGDTFNAATIFALAHGSALEDSIRFGCRVAGAKVGVIGWEPMRGLLGSGTLLLKNEASLAT, encoded by the exons ATGATGTCCAGTAGTACCAGAGATCCAAGGTCAATATTGTGTGTTGggcatgtgtgtgtggaccTGATCAACCTGTGCTCTCACTACCCTGAAGAAGATGCCAAGGTCggtaccaccaccgccaacaacag ATGCCTGGAGCAGCGGTGGCAGCGTGGCGGTAATGCCGCTAACAACAGCACTGTGCTGGGGCTGCTAGGGGCTAAGGCAGCATTTTTAGGCACCATCGCTGACTCCCACGAAAAGAG GTTCCTCCTTGAGGATTTTGCCAAGTATGGTGTGAACACAGAGCAAGCAGTAGTGTGCAAAGGGTGTGAGTGCCCCTCTTCCTGTGTCATCCTGAGCCGTGCCACTGCCTCCCGCACCATCATCCACTCCAACAAGAATCTTCCAGAACTCTCTGTGGAGGACTTTGCACAAGTTGACCTCACTCCATACCAGTGGATCCATTTTGAG GGGCGGAATGTAGCCAATGTGGCCCAGATGATTAAATTGGTGCGGGAACACAACAAAGGTCTTCCACGAGGTGAATTCATCACCACCTCTGTGGAGATTGAGAAAGCCAAACCAGAACTGGAGGCTCTTATTCCCCTGGCTGATGTGGTGTTTGTCTCCAAAGACTTTGCTGCCTTCAAGGGCTACTCAAACAAGGCAGAGACCCTGGAGCGGGTGAAGGCTCTGGCGCATCCTGG ggcagtggtggtgtgcccttggggggaggaaggggccaGTGCTTGCCAGGGCAGTGGAGTGATGGTACACAGCCCTGCTTTTCCCCCTGCCAGTGTGGTGGACACCCTTGGGGCTGGTGACACCTTCAATGCTGCCACCATCTTTGCCTTGGCACATGGCAGTGCCCTAGAAGACAGCATCAGGTTTGGATGTCGTGTAGCAGGTGCCAAGGTGGGAGTGATAGGCTGGGAACCAATGCGGGGCCTCCTTGGGTCAGGTACACTGCTGCTCAAGAATGAGGCTTCTCTGGCCACCTGA
- the LOC135091822 gene encoding ketohexokinase-like isoform X3, producing MMSSSTRDPRSILCVGHVCVDLINLCSHYPEEDAKVGTTTANNRFLLEDFAKYGVNTEQAVVCKGCECPSSCVILSRATASRTIIHSNKNLPELSVEDFAQVDLTPYQWIHFEGRNVANVAQMIKLVREHNKGLPRGEFITTSVEIEKAKPELEALIPLADVVFVSKDFAAFKGYSNKAETLERVKALAHPGAVVVCPWGEEGASACQGSGVMVHSPAFPPASVVDTLGAGDTFNAATIFALAHGSALEDSIRFGCRVAGAKVGVIGWEPMRGLLGSGTLLLKNEASLAT from the exons ATGATGTCCAGTAGTACCAGAGATCCAAGGTCAATATTGTGTGTTGggcatgtgtgtgtggaccTGATCAACCTGTGCTCTCACTACCCTGAAGAAGATGCCAAGGTCggtaccaccaccgccaacaacag GTTCCTCCTTGAGGATTTTGCCAAGTATGGTGTGAACACAGAGCAAGCAGTAGTGTGCAAAGGGTGTGAGTGCCCCTCTTCCTGTGTCATCCTGAGCCGTGCCACTGCCTCCCGCACCATCATCCACTCCAACAAGAATCTTCCAGAACTCTCTGTGGAGGACTTTGCACAAGTTGACCTCACTCCATACCAGTGGATCCATTTTGAG GGGCGGAATGTAGCCAATGTGGCCCAGATGATTAAATTGGTGCGGGAACACAACAAAGGTCTTCCACGAGGTGAATTCATCACCACCTCTGTGGAGATTGAGAAAGCCAAACCAGAACTGGAGGCTCTTATTCCCCTGGCTGATGTGGTGTTTGTCTCCAAAGACTTTGCTGCCTTCAAGGGCTACTCAAACAAGGCAGAGACCCTGGAGCGGGTGAAGGCTCTGGCGCATCCTGG ggcagtggtggtgtgcccttggggggaggaaggggccaGTGCTTGCCAGGGCAGTGGAGTGATGGTACACAGCCCTGCTTTTCCCCCTGCCAGTGTGGTGGACACCCTTGGGGCTGGTGACACCTTCAATGCTGCCACCATCTTTGCCTTGGCACATGGCAGTGCCCTAGAAGACAGCATCAGGTTTGGATGTCGTGTAGCAGGTGCCAAGGTGGGAGTGATAGGCTGGGAACCAATGCGGGGCCTCCTTGGGTCAGGTACACTGCTGCTCAAGAATGAGGCTTCTCTGGCCACCTGA
- the LOC135091821 gene encoding GDP-mannose 4,6 dehydratase-like isoform X1: MAEGEQNTEVKRALLTGITGQDGSYLAELLLEKGYQVHGIIRRSSTFNTGRIRHLYEDPKIHKNGRMTLHYGDLTDSACLVKIISRVQPDEIYNLGAQSHVKVSFDLAEYTGNVDAMGTLRLLDAIRTCNLDKKVKFYQASTSEMYGKVQEIPQTETTPFYPRSPYGAAKLYAYWIVINFRESYGMFACNGILFNHESPRRGETFVTRKITRSVAKIHLGHLEKFELGNLDSKRDWGHAKDYVKGMWMMMQQEEPEDFVLATGEAHSVREFVEASFKEIGREIYWEGTGEAEVGKEKGSDIIRVTINPKYYRPAEVDFLQGDSTKARQKLGWKPSYDFQALVTDMIQADIELMRKDPTA, from the exons ATGGCTGAGGGTGAACAGAACACGGAGGTGAAACGGGCACTCCTCACAGGCATCACTGGCCAG GATGGCTCGTACCTGGCTGAGCTGCTGCTGGAGAAAGGCTACCAGGTGCACGGCATCATCAGGCGATCCTCCACCTTCAACACTGGAAGGATTCGTCACCTATATGAGGACCCCAAG ATCCACAAGAATGGGAGGATGACACTTCACTATGGTGACTTGACGGACTCGGCCTGCCTGGTCAAGATCATCTCAAGGGTGCAGCCTGATGAGATCTACAACCTTGGAGCGCAGAGCCACGTCAAG GTTTCATTCGACTTGGCAGAATACACTGGCAATGTGGACGCCATGGGAACGTTGCGGCTCCTGGATGCCATCAGGACTTGCAACTTGGACAAGAAGGTCAAGTTTTACCAAGCCTCCACCTCAGAAATGTATGGCAAGGTCCAAGAAATCCCACAGACAGAAACTACTCCATTCTACCCAAGATCTCCTTATG GGGCTGCCAAACTGTACGCCTACTGGATTGTCATTAACTTCCGTGAGTCGTATGGAATGTTTGCCTGTAATGGGATTCTCTTCAACCACGAGTCTCCAAGGCGAGGAGAAACATTTGTCACACGCAAGATTACTCGCTCCGTGGCCAAGATTCACTTAGGACACCTGGAGAAGTTTGAGCTCGGAAACCTTGACTCAAAGAGGGACTGGGGTCATGCCAAGGATTATGTGAAG GGAATGTGGATGATGATGCAGCAAGAGGAACCTGAGGACTTTGTCTTGGCCACTGGGGAAGCACATTCAGTGAGGGAGTTTGTGGAAGCATCATTCAAGGAG ATTGGGAGGGAAATCTATTGGGAGGGGACCGGTGAGGCTGAGGTGGGCAAGGAGAAGGGCAGTGACATTATCCGAGTCACCATCAACCCCAAGTACTACCGTCCAGCGGAAGTG GACTTCCTCCAAGGGGACTCCACAAAGGCACGGCAGAAGCTGGGATGGAAGCCAAGTTATGACTTTCAG GCACTGGTGACAGACATGATCCAGGCAGACATTGAGCTCATGAGGAAGGACCCCACAGCTTAA
- the LOC135091821 gene encoding GDP-mannose 4,6 dehydratase-like isoform X2, protein MAPLPTPKCAVITGLTGQDGSYLAELLLEKGYQVHGIIRRSSTFNTGRIRHLYEDPKIHKNGRMTLHYGDLTDSACLVKIISRVQPDEIYNLGAQSHVKVSFDLAEYTGNVDAMGTLRLLDAIRTCNLDKKVKFYQASTSEMYGKVQEIPQTETTPFYPRSPYGAAKLYAYWIVINFRESYGMFACNGILFNHESPRRGETFVTRKITRSVAKIHLGHLEKFELGNLDSKRDWGHAKDYVKGMWMMMQQEEPEDFVLATGEAHSVREFVEASFKEIGREIYWEGTGEAEVGKEKGSDIIRVTINPKYYRPAEVDFLQGDSTKARQKLGWKPSYDFQALVTDMIQADIELMRKDPTA, encoded by the exons ATGGCCCCTCTGCCAACACCGAAATGTGCTGTGATCACTGGTCTTACTGGCCAG GATGGCTCGTACCTGGCTGAGCTGCTGCTGGAGAAAGGCTACCAGGTGCACGGCATCATCAGGCGATCCTCCACCTTCAACACTGGAAGGATTCGTCACCTATATGAGGACCCCAAG ATCCACAAGAATGGGAGGATGACACTTCACTATGGTGACTTGACGGACTCGGCCTGCCTGGTCAAGATCATCTCAAGGGTGCAGCCTGATGAGATCTACAACCTTGGAGCGCAGAGCCACGTCAAG GTTTCATTCGACTTGGCAGAATACACTGGCAATGTGGACGCCATGGGAACGTTGCGGCTCCTGGATGCCATCAGGACTTGCAACTTGGACAAGAAGGTCAAGTTTTACCAAGCCTCCACCTCAGAAATGTATGGCAAGGTCCAAGAAATCCCACAGACAGAAACTACTCCATTCTACCCAAGATCTCCTTATG GGGCTGCCAAACTGTACGCCTACTGGATTGTCATTAACTTCCGTGAGTCGTATGGAATGTTTGCCTGTAATGGGATTCTCTTCAACCACGAGTCTCCAAGGCGAGGAGAAACATTTGTCACACGCAAGATTACTCGCTCCGTGGCCAAGATTCACTTAGGACACCTGGAGAAGTTTGAGCTCGGAAACCTTGACTCAAAGAGGGACTGGGGTCATGCCAAGGATTATGTGAAG GGAATGTGGATGATGATGCAGCAAGAGGAACCTGAGGACTTTGTCTTGGCCACTGGGGAAGCACATTCAGTGAGGGAGTTTGTGGAAGCATCATTCAAGGAG ATTGGGAGGGAAATCTATTGGGAGGGGACCGGTGAGGCTGAGGTGGGCAAGGAGAAGGGCAGTGACATTATCCGAGTCACCATCAACCCCAAGTACTACCGTCCAGCGGAAGTG GACTTCCTCCAAGGGGACTCCACAAAGGCACGGCAGAAGCTGGGATGGAAGCCAAGTTATGACTTTCAG GCACTGGTGACAGACATGATCCAGGCAGACATTGAGCTCATGAGGAAGGACCCCACAGCTTAA